Below is a genomic region from Bacillus mycoides.
AAGAACCATTAAACAATCCATTCGCAGAAGCATTAAAGAAATTAAAATTTGATTAAATAAAAAGGTTCCTACCTCTATCGGTAGGAACCTTTTTATTAATGAATGATTTTACTTCCTTTTGCATTCTCAACGAATTTTTCACTTGATTTGTTAATTGGTGTTTTCAGTAATAACGCAGCAACAATCATAACTACTACGAAAACACTTAACACAAGTAAATCTCTAGTTACTATATCCCAAAGCATTCCGCCAACTGTTTCACGAATTGCACTAATTGCATATGTGAATGGTAAGAACGGATAAATTGCTTGGAAGAACGGTGGTGTCATTTGAATTGGGAATGTTCCGCCTGATCCCGCTACTTGCAGTACAAGTAAAATAATCGCCATCGATTTCCCAACGTTTCCGAAAATAGAAACGAGTGAGTATACGATACAAACAAAGACTCCCCCAATAAATAAACTAAATAACACAAACCAGAACTTATCGACTACGTACGTACCGAGTAAGAATATATCTCCCATTGATACGATAAACGCTTGTGAAAGACCTATCGTTAAGAATGTTAATAAACGTCCGAAGTAAACTTCATGGCTCTTATAATTCGCGCCCTCTTCGTGTACTTCTACCGTTAATAATGAAACCATTAATAATGCGCCTACCCATAATGCAAGCACTGTATAGAATGGTGACATTGCTGAACCGTAGTTCGGCATTGCAAATAATTTATTCTCTTTTAAATTTACTGGATTTGCAAAGTAGTCACTTTGCTTTTCAACATCATTCTTTAATAAGCGTATGATGTCTTTTATATCCTCTTCAGATTCAAAATCACGAATTTTATCTGCTAATTCTTTAATCTTTTTCTCAGTCTCCGGCATTTCAGCTTTAATGTCTGCTAATTTCTTTCTACCGTCTACTAAGCCTTTTGATGAATCCTCTAGTAATTTTTTAACATCTGGAAGCTTTTTGTCTGCATCATTTAAAATTTGAGTTGTATTTTTCGACATCTCTTTTGTACGAGCAATTGCTGTATTAAAGTTAGGTACAATTTCTGAATCATACGTCGATAATACATCTGTTAATTGAGCTGATCCGCCCTTCGCAGCGTTGTTAATACTTTCAATTACATCTTTTGTAGGTTTTTGGCCATTGTTAAGAAGTGTAATCCCCTTATTCGTTGCCTCTACACCTTTTTGTAAGCTGCTTTTCGCTTTGTTTAATTTTGTAATTCCATTATTAAGGTTTTTATCACTATTTACATCCGCTAAAACCTTATTTGTACTTTCTAGAACTGGAATCATATCATCAATTAAACCGATTCCAGATTGGAATTGACCATTCAAACTTTTTAAGGCTTCCTTCGAACCTTCTAAACCGTTAACGCCTCTATTTTGTACATCCTCTAGTGCTTTTTGGAAACTAGATTTAGTACTTTCAAAACCATTTTTCGCTTTATCGTAATCTGCTTTCGCATTATCATATAATTCATTTGCATCAGCTTTAGCTTGATCTACTGTGCTAACTGCTTTTTTATAATCTGCTACAAATGTTTCATTATAATCTTTTTCAGCTTGATCAATTAACGCATTTGCTGCATCTAATTTTTGATTAGCTACATCTGTTACATCTTTCTTTACTTCTTGTCCTGTACCAATAGCATTTACAATATCTTTAATACCGTTATTTGCATTTTCCATACCGCCTTTAAGCTTCGTCAGACGATCCACTCGTCCTTGGAAAAAGCTTTTACCAAAATCAGTCGTTACTGATTTCTGAAGTTCGGTAAATACATTAATAAGATACGAAATACCCTCTGTACGAGATTGCAATTGATCTGATACCGTATTTAAATCTTTCTTTGCTTGTTCCGGATCAAATTTTCCATTTTGCAATCCATTTACAACACTTTTCCCATAAGCCGTTCCTGCACGGGATGAACTTAAAACATTATTTACTGTTTGATTAATATTTTGCGCTATACTTTTGTAACCATCATTGTTCAACTTAGAAAGATCCGGTCTCGCCGGGAATTCAGGTAATCCATTCATTCCAGAAAAATCAGGGATATTTAAATCTACACCCGGATTCATTAAAAAGTCAGTAAATGCAGCTGCGCTATCCATAACACCTTTTGCTACTACTAAATCATTTCTTATCGTTCCTGGAGCATTCTTTAATGTTTGATCTTGTCTTGCAAAGAACTTATCTAAATTTGTCAACGCTTCTTGCCCATCATTTATTACACTCTCTACAACAGGTAGATCTTTTTGTGCTACTTTCACGATATCTTCCGCTCGAGTTGCATCATCTAACGCCTTATCCATAAGTGTATTCATTTCTGGGAACTGCGCTTCTAACTTAAATACAAGATCTTTTACCTTCTCGATACTTGGTAAGTTAGTTTCTAAATCGATTCCAAGGTCATTGAAGATTTTAAAAATCTCACCGTTTGCTGTTTTAACAAAGTTTTTACTAACCTCTTCTGTAAGACCCGATGCACCTTTAGCTGTAATTTTCGGTGCAATCGCATTTACTTTTTCATTTACATAGTAATCAAGTTCTGGTTTCTGTGGATTTTCATTCAAGACCGTTGCAATCTTTTCAGAAAAATCTTTTGGAATAGTAATACTTGCGGAATAATCTCCACGCTCTACTCCATAAATTGCTTGCTTTTCATCAACAAACTTCCACCCGAAATTTTTGTCCTTCTTAAGTGAATCTACAATTTCTTTCCCGATGTTAATATCTTTCCCTCTTAAATTTGATCCAACATCTTGGTTAGAAACTGCAATCTGGATTCCTTTCGTATTTCCGTAAGGATCCCAAGAAGCTTTGATGTTAAACCATGCATATAACGATGGTAAAATCATTAACCCTAAAACAATAACAATTGCAGCCCAATGTTTGGCTACATTCCGTAAATCTGTCTTATAAATACGCCAAATCTGTTTCATATAAGCAATCACCTAATTATATATTTTTCTTTCTTTGGAAAATGATACATACATTTTGCAATTATATCACTTTCTACATCGTGGATTAAACGAAAACATACTATTTTTCCCATTAAATATTTCACTTACTTCATTATATAACGAAGTAAAAAAAGTATGCATACAAAATGACCAAATTAGTTTTACATTCAATAATAACAAATATATAGGAAATGTCATAAAAAATACAAGTATTTTCTCTTGGGAATACTTGTATTTATCAAAAAACCCTCCCAGCTTTTCATTATCTGTGAGGGTTTCTTCTATTATATATCTAATTGTACTTCTACACCGAAATGATCAGAAATTACATTTCGATTTGTTCCATTAAAAATGACTTTTGAAGAATTAACTGTTTTACTTTGATTGCTTAATATTAGGTCGATTCGTAAGTTTTGTTTATTTTCATCCCAACCAGCAATCTCTCCTTGGACAGTTGTTCCTTCATCCTTCTCTATCGCTAGTTCATATGTGTCATATAAACCTTTTTGCATCGTATACTCATAACCCTCTCCTTCCAAACGAGCATTGTTATTAAAATCACCCATTAAGAAGGAAAGTTCATTGCTATTTACACGCTCCATTAAACGATCAACTTGGTCTTTGAATGATTCTTCTTCATCATTCCACCAACCGAAATGGCAAGAATAAAACGTTATATTCTTATCATTATAAGCAATTGTTGCACTTACAATTTTGCGTGTTTTCCAATACGTTGTATCCTTATTTTCTGAGACAAAGAACGTATCTTCCTTTACAATGTTGTGCTTTGTTATAATTGCTAATCCTTCTTCGTACACATCATATCCAATATGAGAGAAATCCCAAATAATATTGTATTCTTTTACATTTAATGCTCTTAACTCTTCTAGCAGTAAAAGTCCAAAATTATCTTTTTTCTTGTTACCGCATACATTTTCAGCTTGTATAGACTGACTTACTTCTTGCAATGCGATCACATCATAATCTTCTTCTTGAATTGCTTTAGCAAGATACTTTATTTTTTCAATTTGATTCTCTTCTTGCCAAGAGTGACAATTTAAAGTTAGCAATTTCATATTATTACGCACCTAACATATCTTGAATATCTGACTTTAATACGTCAGCTTTCGGGCCATATACTGCTTGTACACCTTTATCTTTAACAATAAGTCCTAAAGCACCATTTTGTTTCCATTTTGCTTCTGGTGCAACGGCATCTAAATCTTTTACTGTTACACGTAAACGTGTCATACAAGCATCTACGTCAGCAATATTATCTTTTCCGCCCAATAAATCAATAACTTTTGTTGCTAATGAACCATCTTGTACATTTCCTGTTCCTTCTGTTGACTCATCTTCATTATCAATATAGTTTCCTGCACGCCCTGGCGTTGGTAAATTGAATTTTTTAATTAAGAAGTTGAATAACGTAAAGTTAAGGCCGAAGAACACTAATGAAACAATGACAAAGTTGATTAAATCTCTCGTTAAACCTGCATTGATCATCATTGGTGTACGTGTAATTAACTCAATAAATCCAAATGCATGAACACGTAAATTAATTAAATCCGCTAATGCGAATGCAAGTCCTGTTGTAATTGCATACACAACATATAATACTGGTGCAATAAACATGAACATGAATTCAATTGGTTCTGTTACACCTGTTAAGAATACTGCTAATGCAGCTGATAAGAACATTGGTTTATATTTTGCACGTTTTTCTTTATCAACATTACGGAACATCGCAAACGCAATCCCCATTAACGCTGCCGTTGAGCCGATAACTTGTCCAGCTTTGAAACGAGCTGGTACAACGTTATTTAATAAATCGTTATATGCTTTCGTATCTCCATTTGCTAATAAGTTATTTAAATCTGTAATCCATGCAAGCCATAACGGATCTTGTCCCGCTACAATTTGTCCAACCTTTGAGCCAGTTAACATCGTATATGTTCCGCCTAGCTCTGTGTAGTTCATCGGAATTGTTAACATATGATGTAATCCAAATGGTAATAATAAACGTTCTAACGTTCCATATACAAACGGTGCAATAACTGGTGCACTATCTTTAGATGCTGCAATCCAGCGACCAAATTCATTTAATCCACTTTGGATAAATGGCCATACAAGTGATAATACAATCGCAGTGACTGTAGACCAAACAATTACAACGAATGGTACGAATCGTTTTCCATTAAAGAATGCTAATGCCTGTGGCAGTTTATTATAATTGTAGTATTTGTTATATAAAGTAGCTCCTAAGAAACCTGTGATAATCCCTACGAAAACTCCCATGTTTAATGCTGGTGCACCAAGTACAGAAGTAAAGTAATCTTTTACAAGTAAATCTCCTGCTAAAAATGAAGAAACTGT
It encodes:
- a CDS encoding YhgE/Pip domain-containing protein translates to MKQIWRIYKTDLRNVAKHWAAIVIVLGLMILPSLYAWFNIKASWDPYGNTKGIQIAVSNQDVGSNLRGKDINIGKEIVDSLKKDKNFGWKFVDEKQAIYGVERGDYSASITIPKDFSEKIATVLNENPQKPELDYYVNEKVNAIAPKITAKGASGLTEEVSKNFVKTANGEIFKIFNDLGIDLETNLPSIEKVKDLVFKLEAQFPEMNTLMDKALDDATRAEDIVKVAQKDLPVVESVINDGQEALTNLDKFFARQDQTLKNAPGTIRNDLVVAKGVMDSAAAFTDFLMNPGVDLNIPDFSGMNGLPEFPARPDLSKLNNDGYKSIAQNINQTVNNVLSSSRAGTAYGKSVVNGLQNGKFDPEQAKKDLNTVSDQLQSRTEGISYLINVFTELQKSVTTDFGKSFFQGRVDRLTKLKGGMENANNGIKDIVNAIGTGQEVKKDVTDVANQKLDAANALIDQAEKDYNETFVADYKKAVSTVDQAKADANELYDNAKADYDKAKNGFESTKSSFQKALEDVQNRGVNGLEGSKEALKSLNGQFQSGIGLIDDMIPVLESTNKVLADVNSDKNLNNGITKLNKAKSSLQKGVEATNKGITLLNNGQKPTKDVIESINNAAKGGSAQLTDVLSTYDSEIVPNFNTAIARTKEMSKNTTQILNDADKKLPDVKKLLEDSSKGLVDGRKKLADIKAEMPETEKKIKELADKIRDFESEEDIKDIIRLLKNDVEKQSDYFANPVNLKENKLFAMPNYGSAMSPFYTVLALWVGALLMVSLLTVEVHEEGANYKSHEVYFGRLLTFLTIGLSQAFIVSMGDIFLLGTYVVDKFWFVLFSLFIGGVFVCIVYSLVSIFGNVGKSMAIILLVLQVAGSGGTFPIQMTPPFFQAIYPFLPFTYAISAIRETVGGMLWDIVTRDLLVLSVFVVVMIVAALLLKTPINKSSEKFVENAKGSKIIH
- a CDS encoding endonuclease/exonuclease/phosphatase family protein, yielding MKLLTLNCHSWQEENQIEKIKYLAKAIQEEDYDVIALQEVSQSIQAENVCGNKKKDNFGLLLLEELRALNVKEYNIIWDFSHIGYDVYEEGLAIITKHNIVKEDTFFVSENKDTTYWKTRKIVSATIAYNDKNITFYSCHFGWWNDEEESFKDQVDRLMERVNSNELSFLMGDFNNNARLEGEGYEYTMQKGLYDTYELAIEKDEGTTVQGEIAGWDENKQNLRIDLILSNQSKTVNSSKVIFNGTNRNVISDHFGVEVQLDI
- a CDS encoding PTS transporter subunit IIBC; translation: MKITSFDFWQKFGKALLVVVAVMPAAGLMISIGKLIGMSAGDVNAVHTIARVMEDIGWAIITNLHILFAVAIGGSWAKDRAGGAFAALLAFVLTNRITGAIFGVNAQMLTDSKATVSSFLAGDLLVKDYFTSVLGAPALNMGVFVGIITGFLGATLYNKYYNYNKLPQALAFFNGKRFVPFVVIVWSTVTAIVLSLVWPFIQSGLNEFGRWIAASKDSAPVIAPFVYGTLERLLLPFGLHHMLTIPMNYTELGGTYTMLTGSKVGQIVAGQDPLWLAWITDLNNLLANGDTKAYNDLLNNVVPARFKAGQVIGSTAALMGIAFAMFRNVDKEKRAKYKPMFLSAALAVFLTGVTEPIEFMFMFIAPVLYVVYAITTGLAFALADLINLRVHAFGFIELITRTPMMINAGLTRDLINFVIVSLVFFGLNFTLFNFLIKKFNLPTPGRAGNYIDNEDESTEGTGNVQDGSLATKVIDLLGGKDNIADVDACMTRLRVTVKDLDAVAPEAKWKQNGALGLIVKDKGVQAVYGPKADVLKSDIQDMLGA